A window of Microcystis aeruginosa FD4 contains these coding sequences:
- a CDS encoding CopG family transcriptional regulator, with amino-acid sequence MVSKIRKQIYIEAEQDNLLKESARRTGLSEAEIIRRAIDWHISPVNGLENQNLLSQLHNLSRHEKLKLIKFLLQDSETNNADSDQTLLSQLAGTWTEADEMDFLQNTEAFRAVEESLRS; translated from the coding sequence ATGGTCAGCAAAATCCGCAAGCAAATTTATATCGAAGCCGAACAGGATAATTTACTAAAAGAGAGCGCTCGACGAACGGGACTCAGCGAGGCCGAGATCATCCGACGTGCAATAGATTGGCACATAAGCCCTGTCAACGGTCTCGAAAACCAAAATTTATTATCGCAATTACATAATTTATCGAGACATGAAAAGTTGAAACTGATCAAATTTTTATTGCAGGATTCAGAAACAAATAATGCCGATTCCGATCAGACTTTATTATCTCAATTAGCTGGAACTTGGACAGAGGCGGATGAGATGGATTTTTTACAAAATACAGAAGCCTTTCGAGCAGTTGAGGAAAGTTTGCGGAGCTAA